The DNA region agatcattgcccacattGCTCGCCGAGTGAAGGATCCGGCTTCCGACTCCTCCGTCCGGGACGCGTGCCGTGATGCTGCCGGCTCGCTCGCCGATCTCTACCTCCGGCCCCTGTTGGCGACGGCTGCGCAGGAGGACGCCGCTGGTGCCACTGGTGGGTCGTCTCCCGTGGTGACGCTGTTCGTAAAACCTCTAATCGAAGCAATGGGGGAACAGAACAAGGCGGTACAGGGAGGGGCGGCAATGTGCCTCGCGAAGGTGGTCGAGTGTGCCCGCTGTGCTGGTGGGGAGGGGGAAGAGGAGGGAATGATTGCGTCGGCAGGCGGGGCGATGTTTCAGAGGTTGTGCCCTAGGATCTGTAAGCTTCTTGGTAGTCAAAGCTTTCTAGCAAAGGGAGCCTTGCTTTCAGTTCTCTCTAGCTTGGCCAAGGTCAGTCTTTGGACTGTTCTGGTTTGTCGGCAGAACACATTCTTGTTGAGTGTTTTGTTTTACAAGGCATCACTCTCCATAAGCCTAATAATCTCATTTAATTGGAGAAGAATCATCACTATAACATCCAAAATGGAGATCAAATCCATGAGATAAACTTTCAtcttttagttttcttccttTTAGCTAACAGAACCTACAATGTTTCTCAGCGTTTAGCTTAGTAGATGACAGAAGCTTATATCAGCTATTATAGTAAAATAGTTTCTCAATTAAATCCTAATTAGTTGTATATGGAGAAATCTTCTTTGTAGGTAAGAGTAGTGTGAGTGggtttttatttaagcttatgcACATTGCTCTGTTGTTTCTGTtagttttcccttttttttttccaataagGTGTTGTTCAATCCTGCTGCTTGTGTAGTTACTTATATTTTACAGTATGGAGATTCGGATaatcatatataattttttagtGCATATTGATGTATATTAAAGTGAGTGATATGTGTTCTTATCTATAAGATTATGGGTTTGGCTATTTGAATATGCCGGTAGAAATCTTTTGCCTGAGCTCTAAGTATATAGTTTGCTATGACTTTGTGTAAATATCTAATTGACTGACACTGGTTGATAGTGTCTGAATTGTATCAACTTCTTTTTTCTTCATTACATAATGAAAAAGTATAACATTTTGGTCAGACAAAAGTCATAACTTTCACTTTGTACATCCGACCGAGAGGCTTGAGTTTAAAATCTTGAAAGGAATATCTAATCAATGTTTTTCTCAGGTTGGGGCAATTAGTATGCAGAGCATGCAACAAGTGCTGCAAAGTGTTTGTGAATGTCTTGAGAGTAGTGATTGGGCTACCCGTAAAGCTGCTGCTGACTGTCTGTGTGTTATAGCCTCGCACTCGAGCCATTTGATTTCCGATGGGACTCCAGCAACGATAGCTGTTCTTGAGGCTTGCCGTTTTGATAAGGTTATTTCTCTTAGTTCATTCAAATTTGATTATTTTTGCCTGCCTCTGGCATAACACACAAATATTTAGGTAAACAAAGTATCGAAACATGATCTTCAAGTCAAATATTCATGCTTTGATGCTATTATCATTGTTTATGCGTCTGATGAGGCACATACCCAATCTAACAGAGTCAACTCAACATGATCTCTAACAACAAATTGTCAAAGATTATATTGCTTCTTTTGCTAGGTTTGCCAATACATTGGTTCATCTTTCAGGTAAAACCAGTCAGAGATAGTATGACGGAGGCATTACAGGCATGGACGAATATCGCAGGACAAATTGAGAATGTAGTTTCAGGAGATGCAAAAGGCATGCGTATTGAACTTCAACTTTTTGACACCGCCATATTTATTAAATTCCCTTACCTTATGACACTAGTTGTACTTTTTGGTGGTGAACATTACTGCAGATTCTAGAAATCCTGATGTATCTGCTAAAGACGAGACAACGTATCATAAAAGGTCCAGCCCTAGAAAAGAATCAGAATCCAAAAGCACATCTGCTGGTTCTCCACCAACTGAAAACGATTCTATATCCAAGGGAAAAGGTACTAACATACCAGAGAAAGCAGTGGTAATGTTGAAGAAAAAGGCACCATCTTTAAGTGATAAAGAATTGAACCCAGAATTCTTCCAAAAGCTCGAGAAAAGGAGTCAAAATGACTTTCCAGTAGAAGTAGTGGTGCCTCGTAAGTTCTTACAATCTTCTGATTCGCATAATGAAGACAGGTCAAAAGCAACTTATATTAATCCAATGGGAACGTCTAATGGCACTGGAGCAATGTTTCAGGAATCAGGTGACATTAATGCACATAACAATTTAAATTATCAGAATTCAGTGAAACGTATAAGGGATCACAATAAGTTGCAAGACCTGCTCGATCTTACTCAAGACACTGGGACAGATCAAAGAGGattcatagaaaaagaatccaaaGCAAGACCTATCTCTGATGTTGATAGATCAGAAGTTGTTGGGGATCCCTCTCTTGGCCGTGTTAATGTTACAAGACCTGATGTGCATGCTGAAGGATCCTTTATGGGCAACAAATCAAATTGGTCTGCAATACAGAGGCAGCTTACCCAATTAGAGAGGCAACAATCAAGTCTTATGAATATGTTACAGGTTTGTCTGCTGATAAACTATGTTATTCTTTACCTTGCTTCTTTGTCTGAGATGCGATTAAATATTTTTCCTTCTGTCAATGCATACACAAATGTCTTACAGAACCATTCAATTTTTGTTGATTTCTTTTGGCAGGTTGTCAAGTGCATATTCTTTGAGTATCAGTTGCAGTGTTTTTAAGGGTGCTAGGTACAACTACTCACTAAGTGGTCGTAGGGTTTAGGGTCAAGGTCCATGCCTGCACCTAAGAGAGGCGAGGCATATATTGtctaaatatcaaaatttatccTGAAAAGGTGATATGACAGCGTTGAGAATGCTAAGATGGATGTGTGAACTTACTAGAAAGGATAAAGTAAAAAAATCCTATTATTTTAGGGTGATATGGGCAACTTCAATAGttgaaaataagagaaaataggTTAACATGGTATGTGCATATTCAAAAATGATTAATAGATGGTATCTACACATGGAATAAGAGTGATAGTATTACATAGAGTAATAAAGTTCATGTAACCAATCAAAGCAGTTATTACATACACCGCCGCTTTAAGAGGAGATGATGATTTATGCATGTTTAAATATGACGACACTTCATATAGCACAAATTCACACTAAGTTAACACATCAATTCATCTATtagtaattaaataaaaaatcatcctgaaaaaaataaaatgtataCTGCACTAGTGTAAATTTAAGATCATATGCCAGTAAGTAAATTAATctataaaaattcaatttaatcaaagtttattctaatatattatattattagtCAAAGTATCAATATCACTATCACCAGCATTCAGGTATatgatattataaatttaaattatccaaAGAACACAATTATCATCTGCATCTAGGAAAAGTTTGGAGTCGTTGTTCAaacttttttttcccttttttcttgCTTTTGCTATAGACCATGGAGAACATACCAACTCATTCATACAACAGTGCAGGCAAACATAGAAAAGTTACAAGTTAGTGCCATTTATTACCTTTCACCTAGGTAAGCTCACCTCATATCAACTCCTAAAAGAGCCCAGGGCATGGCATTAGTTTAGTACCTTTGATACTAGGCTAATCTTTTCATCACTGATATATTAACTCACAAGATCACTCTCCTTTTAAGTTGATTGACTATAAGAGCAATTTACCATGGATACTGCATATGCTGATATCTTTCTTCTTGCAAACAATTATGATTGTTTTTTCATTAGGGATAatgtttatcaattttttttctcatctttAAATATGACTGAAATTTCTTCACTTAATTGCGTAGCTTGTGATATGGTATTGTTGCTTCCCGTGAATCAGAGGCTATATCTTTTAGTCTGACATAGTTCTTTCAGCTGTGTAATTTTCTGATGATGCCTCGATTGTTCCTTAATTGTGCCACAATACTCCAAGGTGAGATCTACAAGATGGATCTTTTCCTACAATTTTGTCATGCTGCTTCGGAAAAAATATAGCTCGTCTATTCTCCTGTGAACTCCAAATACTAATTAACTCTGTTCAATCTACTTttagtttgtaatttttttactACTTTATTTCTTTGACATTGGAAGGACCAAATATGCTGATACACAAGTTGGTATTTTTGGCTGGTTTCTGATTCTCAAGCTTCCATTGAATTCCTGTGTGACGACTGAATTTTAGGCTCAATGTCTTGAAGTAATCTTGGCATCTACACTCCTATGAACGATTTTCTCTGTCTCTTTTTGCATATCGTCGGCTTAATTGGTTGTTTAATTTGCACTTTACAAGCCTGTATACTATTTTGGTTATTTAAACCATATAAGATCCAGATAAAACTATACAAGGACCACCGACTTTAGTAGGGGTCCTACAGTCATACTGTTGTATTTGCTTGTCTTTGAGATCACCCACTTCTCATGCATATCTTCTTTAATGCAGGACTTTATGGGAGGCTCCCATGATAGCATGGTAACTCTGGAAAATCGAGTCAGAGGTCTCGAGCGAGTTGTCGAAGAAATGGCTCGTGATTTGACATTCTCATCTGGAAAAAGAGGGGGAAACATGATGCATGGGTTTGACAGGTCTCCGGGTAGGTCATTGGGCAAGTTCAATGGTCTGTATGATTTTTCCAGCTCAAAGTTTGGCAGGGCTGGTGAGGGGCGCCTTCCTTTCTCCGAACGGTTTTATCAATCGGACAATGTTGCTTCTGGAATGAAGGGAAGAAGTTTCTCATGGAGGTCAGAATCTGAAGCATGGGATTCATATGGTCAGCCGCGAAATGGTCCTATGAACTCTAGAAGAGGTTATGGTACTGCTCCGGGGGATAATCGGGTACCGAGAACTGATCATGAGACGAATCAATTCAGTGGCAGGCGGGGTTGGGAAAAGGGATCTGGGCCATTTAGGCTCGGCGAAGGGCCTTCGGCAAGAAGTGTTTGGCAAGCTTCAAAGGATGAGGCTACTTTAGAAGCTATACGGGTAGCTGGAGAAGACAACGGAACTTCTAGAACTGTAGCAAGAGTAGCTGTTCCGGAACTAGAGGCTGAGGCTTTAACCGATGAAAATCCGGGGCCAGACAAAGGTCCACTTTGGGCATCTTGGACTCAAGCTATGGATTCACTCCATGCTGGTGATGTCGATTCAGCTTATGCAGAGATTTTGTCTACCGACGATGCCTTGCTACTTGTAAAGCTGATGGATAAATCTGGTCCAGTTTTTGATCAGCTCTGTGGTGAAATTGCGATTGAAGTCTTGCACGCAATCGGGCAGTTTATAACAGAAGAAACCTTGTTCGATATTGCTTTAAGCTGGCTCCAACAGGTATTGGTATTCAACACATCTATTACATCAGCTCCACATAGTTAACAATTCTTTGTTTAAGTTGCAGTTACTGGACCTCCTTGTCGAGAACGGAGCTGACTTCCTCAACATTCCTCTCGACTGGAAGAGAGAGATCTTGTTGAATCTCCATGAAGCTTCTGCTCTAGAACCACCAGAGGACTGGGAAGGGGCATCACCAGATCAACTAATGACGCATTTGGCTTCTGCCTGGGGTCTCAACTTGCAACAGCTCATCAAGTAGAGCATGCAAAAGCAGTATCTCAACGTGATCAACAAATCTTTCTTCCAAGTCCTGGCCAGTTTGGTTAAGTACAATCATGTTAAATATGTGATTGAATCTGAAAGAGAAATGTAGCCTTCTATTGCACATAAGCAACAACTTTTCGTAGGATGATGATTGtgctagtgttttttttttttgccgagTTCCTACACTTTTATGTTCAAACAGCAAAGCAaatatattctctaatatgtgAATTTATTAATTTTGTTTTGAATTCCTTATTATTTGAATTCGAAGTAAAGGTTATGGAACTCGAGTTGGATATACAAAATCACATTCAGTACAAATAGATTCACAAGAAAGATTGCAGATGCTATAAATGCAATTGAAATGACAATGTAGTTATGTATTCTCATCTGAGTCTTCCATTGACGGGATAAATACTGTCAAGCTCATTCAACTCTATTCTATGTTGGATTCTGAATGCTCGATTAGGATGTGATTTATTTCTctcgtgatgaccttgggtcgGGTGTGGCGAGGGCGCTAGGGGCGAGCGATTTCACCTTTTGTCACATGAGCCTTGTTAGCATTTATCACCTTTTGGATCAGTATAAGAGGAGATTGCACATTATGGATTTGTATAAACATCTATGCCcacattgaattaaaattaaggGGAGTCTTTTTTACCTATTCCATTTGAAATCATTTCAAGGTAGAGCAAAAAAGAATATTTCAAATATTAGATTACCAATTGAATACTATTtcattaatcttttttttttcaatctttaattttctacttattttattttattttagcaaaaaattaaaaaaacctaactatatattatcaaaaaggagTCCCTCATTAAAATTATGAAAGATTCATTTTTATAACATCCCACTATCATGGAGTATATataggattttaattaaattgtacTTTAAACCCTAACCTTGTTTTTGCTTTTAGACAAAGCAATAGAAATAAACATCATTATCGTCTACAAGCATTCGCAGTCCCAACATATAACCAACAGTTACCAAACTCGATATGAGTCCAATATTATTATCTATAGTTTCTAATGTTTCAAGAACTTGGGTGGTTGGTTATATTGAATTACCCTTAACATGAAGAAGTGAAATCAAACATTGAAAAGTTTGAGACATACTGTTTTTCATGAATCCTTAAAGTATTCGAAAATGACCTTATTCAAGAGAGTTCCTCCAAACACATTTATGTGGAAAGACTTGAGAGCTAAAGCATATTTCGATTACAGATCTCCGATGAAACATTGAACTGTCAGTTAATTgctgtaatagcaaagaaaatctTCTGATCATAATATCTTCATTCCTTGAGAGGTTCCTTTTCTTCCCCAGAGAAGTAATCTTGCCTgaaatgtcaaaaaaaaaaaaaaatctgattcaGACAAGGATAAACTAGATAAAACTAGAATTATATCGACTTAATACTGAAGCTAGCCGAGATAAATTAAGCAGCTAAGAAAAATATGTTAAATGTGCTCTTTCTTTCCTACTAGAGAACAATGTTAACACAAGTAACGGTTGGTTGGTATAGTGGTAGACGAGCTAGATCCAAAAGAGCGTGGGGGAATCTATATGAGGAATCTAACAGTGTCGCTCTGGCCTGTATAAGAAATAGTCTCAATGTGGTGTGAGACATCTTGTggttaaggaaaaaaaaaggagagggAGAAATATGTTAGTGTACCTGATTTTGCGAGACAATTGATAAAGGCCAGTTCCAGCCATTGCCACATTTACACTAAACAGGTTCCAGTTCTTCTGCAGTCTCAAGCAAAAAACATAGATCAGCACTAGTTTTTTTCCCCAAATGAAATCGATGTAACAATTTGTATTATTTTTAAGGTTGCAGACAATGTTGCCATGGGAGAAAATCACAAGTTAATCGACCAATCAACTCAAACTCAGTAAATTGTTCCTTGTGAAACAATGATAGATCATGCATATGATAGAATTACGTGTTTTGTGTTTGATAATAAATAGATGTTGTCAAGAAGTAATTTCCTTAATGATACGACGAGTAAGGTAGGACCCTCGAAGTTGGGTTCTATGTTAAGTCGGCTGATGTGGCGATCAAAGTCAAGAAGTGGTGAACTCTCGAATCATATTGATGACATGCCGAAATAAGCCCAATGTCACCGCCGAGTGCTCTAGATTGGACCAAAAGGTCGGTCGGACACGCTAGGTACATCGCTAGCGTGTCCGACCGAGTGCTCTAGATTGGACCAAAAGGTCGGTCGGACACGCTAGGTACATCGCTCGGTTGAACCAAACTCTATATTCAAGTATAGCAGCAAAGTGCAAAATAAACCCCCGATATAAAGTCCTACCGGACATACTGTCCAAGAGGATTCCGAATCCCCAGTATAAACCCAGTCGGCTCAAAGGCCGAACGGAACTTAAGGTCTTAGCTCCCCACTTCACCAAATGCAAGACTCTCAACTTATATCCGCCCGGTCCCCGAACAGGTCGGACTTCTAGGGCTTAGCTTCCCACTCATGGGCACGATCCTTAACTTACATCCGCCCGACCCTAGTGCCGATCGGACATTTGGGCCCATTTTCCCACATGAACATGACTCCTAGTCTACAACCGATCGACCCAAAGCCGGTGACTCTTTCTAGAAGACATTATTGTCAGAGAATCATAACAACTTGTCAAGAAATATGTCATTACTCTATGTATGTAATGGAGCCTTCCTCTGCCTATAGAAGGCGATCATACATATTCCAACACCCAACATACTCTTAACACGACATTCTCTGTCGCCTCATTAATACGGAGATTATGAGAGGCGGTATAAAAGGGAATCCACTTCGTTGGCTAGCAACGTGCATGAATGCATGCGCATCCACACACTCGCGCATTTATATTATTGTTCTACTGTTCATCGTCTTCTCCACTTTTCCTTGGGCTActattctgacttgagcgtcggagtgcctGCGTCAGGGACCTCTTCCTTGGTTCTCGCTCTAACGTTCCCGTGTGCGCAGGTCCGCAACTCTTAGCTCCAAGACCACTTAATGTCGTCTCCTTCCAGCTCAGTGTCTTCTCTCAGTCAGTATACAAGCCACCTCGATGCTACCCCTAGTCGGCGCACCATTTCCCTcgctttcagacaagatcaaatttggtgcTGTATGTGGGAATTTTGCCTAAATATGAAACACGGAGATGGAAAAGACGGGAAGACTCACCACCGTTACCTTATCACAAGAAGACTTAGAGCTGTTAATAACAGCCTGAGCACAAAAGTTACtgcagcagcaacaacaagcaacatctaGGGGTCCTTTGACGAATGACTTCACTGCATCGATAACGAGCCCTCAAACCGAACGAGCGACCTAAGTAAAATGTTCCGACCGGTTCCTCCACCAATGGCTGGCTTTAGACGAGCACTTGCACAGCTGATCAGTCTTCCGCACATGCCCTCGTCTTTGATAGCATACCACCGGGCCATGTTCTATACGCCTTTTGAGGGTGTGGGTCAAGCGGAGAGGCCCCAAGGATAATCTTCAAAAAATGCATCCACTCAAGACATCCGAAGGGGGAAAGCTCCGATGGCTAGTAGCTTCCCTGAGCAGATAAATGTCATTTTCCCAAGAAATTTTGGGAGATAAGTTGCCGAGTCATTTCCAACCATTAGCCATAGGAGTGTATGGAGGAGCGGCCGACCCAAAGGACCATATACTCAAATTCGAGAACGTATCCATCCTCTATATGGAGTTAAGTGCCAAGTGTTCCTTATCACCCTTTCTGGCTCGGCACAAAGATGGTTCAGCCGCCTCCTGGCTGAGTCTATTTGCTGCTTCAAAGATTTTCGCAAAGCATTCCTGCATCACTTTGCCAGTAGCAGGAGGTATCAAAAGACCAGCACGAGTCTGTTCACGCTCAAGCAAGGGGCCAAAAAATCCCTGCGACTATACATCAGGCAATTCAACCAAGTGACGCTAGATCTTCCGTCAGCCACTTCCGAGATATTAATAAGCATTTTTTCCTAAGGCCTTTTAAAAGGAGAATTTTTCCGAACCTTCGTCAGAAAGCCTCCAAGGACTTCGATGATTTGCTAGGGAAAGCGATCAAATACGTTAATATAGAAGAAGCCTAGGCTGCCCGGAAAGAGGTGATTGTCTCAGCTTCGATCGGTCAAGTCGATCGA from Zingiber officinale cultivar Zhangliang chromosome 4B, Zo_v1.1, whole genome shotgun sequence includes:
- the LOC121976386 gene encoding microtubule-associated protein TORTIFOLIA1-like, with translation MAASKPSKLSKSASTNLNSSISSKTQPSSSLSSHLAMVELKSRILAALAKLSDRDTYQIAVEDLEKMIRGLSADGVPMVLNALVHDSSFPSHGLQDPAGSKNASFLIARRETLRLLAFLCAAHTDAASAHLPKIIAHIARRVKDPASDSSVRDACRDAAGSLADLYLRPLLATAAQEDAAGATGGSSPVVTLFVKPLIEAMGEQNKAVQGGAAMCLAKVVECARCAGGEGEEEGMIASAGGAMFQRLCPRICKLLGSQSFLAKGALLSVLSSLAKVGAISMQSMQQVLQSVCECLESSDWATRKAAADCLCVIASHSSHLISDGTPATIAVLEACRFDKVKPVRDSMTEALQAWTNIAGQIENVVSGDAKDSRNPDVSAKDETTYHKRSSPRKESESKSTSAGSPPTENDSISKGKGTNIPEKAVVMLKKKAPSLSDKELNPEFFQKLEKRSQNDFPVEVVVPRKFLQSSDSHNEDRSKATYINPMGTSNGTGAMFQESGDINAHNNLNYQNSVKRIRDHNKLQDLLDLTQDTGTDQRGFIEKESKARPISDVDRSEVVGDPSLGRVNVTRPDVHAEGSFMGNKSNWSAIQRQLTQLERQQSSLMNMLQDFMGGSHDSMVTLENRVRGLERVVEEMARDLTFSSGKRGGNMMHGFDRSPGRSLGKFNGLYDFSSSKFGRAGEGRLPFSERFYQSDNVASGMKGRSFSWRSESEAWDSYGQPRNGPMNSRRGYGTAPGDNRVPRTDHETNQFSGRRGWEKGSGPFRLGEGPSARSVWQASKDEATLEAIRVAGEDNGTSRTVARVAVPELEAEALTDENPGPDKGPLWASWTQAMDSLHAGDVDSAYAEILSTDDALLLVKLMDKSGPVFDQLCGEIAIEVLHAIGQFITEETLFDIALSWLQQLLDLLVENGADFLNIPLDWKREILLNLHEASALEPPEDWEGASPDQLMTHLASAWGLNLQQLIK